A window of Diospyros lotus cultivar Yz01 chromosome 14, ASM1463336v1, whole genome shotgun sequence contains these coding sequences:
- the LOC127789902 gene encoding myb family transcription factor PHL6 isoform X2, with product MNHRSFIFPEHTEPAKGMTHSCCGLLSPVHNISSVEAECQSFYAGECSLSKVCKDPNSLPSSMSSSTLQLEKICVSCGSDNQHSKSTFSRSSMFCTSLYLSSSSSSENQQRLGNLPFLPHPSSQNQPSCAVQHAKHPLIFSDTNSLSEGNSEEVIRDFLNPTGYILDGSAHGISCSSNSLALTEQLDLHFLSDELHIAIGSNVENPRLDEIYEAPEDLRKPVVGLASNQNDDSVTPAIDTLPSQNSSILPAANKPRMRWTPEVHDCFLEAVNKLDGAEKATPKAVLKVMNVEGLTIYHVKSHLQKYRLAKYMPERKEDKKSSGSEERRVALSSNESDGRRKGSSQFTEALCMQMEVQKQLHEQLEVFAEWLSVPLEECKL from the exons ATGAATCATCGCAGTTTCATCTTTCCAGAGCATACGGAGCCTGCGAAGGGAATGACGCACTCTTGTTGCGGGTTGCTGTCTCCAGTTCATAATATATCAAGTGTTGAAGCAGAATGTCAAAGTTTTTATGCTGGTGAATGCTCATTATCTAAAGTATGCAAAGACCCAAATAGTCTCCCCAGTTCCATGAGTTCGTCTACACTTCAACTCGAGAAGATTTGTGTGTCGTGTGGTTCTGATAATCAACACTCTAAAAGCACATTTTCTCGTTCATCTATGTTTTGTACCAGTTTGTACTTGTCATCTTCATCTAGCTCTGAAAATCAACAGCGACTGGGCAATCTACCATTTCTACCACATCCCTCATCACAAAACCAACCTTCTTGTGCTGTTCAACATGCAAAACATCCACTGATTTTCAGTGATACAAATAGTTTGTCTGAAGGGAACTCAGAGGAAGTTATCAGAGACTTTCTTAATCCAACAGGATACATTTTAGATGGCAGTGCTCATGGTATCAGTTGTTCAAGTAACAGTTTAGCACTTACCGAGCAATTGGACCTACATTTTTTGTCTGACGAACTTCATATAGCAATAGGCAGCAATGTAGAAAACCCCAGGCTTGAT GAAATATATGAAGCACCTGAAGATTTAAGGAAACCAGTAGTTGGACTGGCATCCAATCAGAATGATGACTCTGTTACACCAGCAATTGATACACTACCAAGTCAAAACTCTTCCATTCTGCCTGCTGCAAACAAGCCTAGAATGAGATGGACTCCTGAGGTCCATGATTGTTTTCTGGAGGCTGTAAACAAACTTGATGGAGCTGAAA AGGCAACTCCAAAGGCTGTACTGAAGGTCATGAACGTGGAAGGTTTGACCATTTATCATGTGAAAAGCCACCTGCAG AAATACAGACTTGCCAAGTACATGCCCGAGAGAAAAGAAG ACAAGAAGTCTTCTGGCTCCGAAGAGAGAAGGGTCGCCTTAAGTAGTAATGAAagtgatggaagaagaaaagg GAGTAGTCAATTTACTGAAGCTCTGTGCATGCAAATGGAAGTTCAGAAACAGCTGCACGAACAACTTGAG GTATTTGCTGAATGGCTAAGTGTGCCCTTGGAGGAATGCAAGCTGTAA